One Rossellomorea aquimaris DNA window includes the following coding sequences:
- a CDS encoding ABC transporter permease has product MGVPKHQEPNVTPDVLDEWFTPKKRNKDDAEAVVRPSLSYWQDAWKRLVKNKLAMLGFVFLIGLIVMAIIGPIISPHDVTKQTLSNQNLPPSGDHWFGTDDMGRDVFTRTWYGARISLFVGFMAALIDFVIGIVYGGVAGYKGGKTDNVMMRIVEILYGLPYLLVVILLMVVMGPGLLTIIVALTVTGWIGMARIVRGQVLQIKNYEFILASKTFGTKTARIIRKNLLPNTMGPIIVQMTLTVPSAIFAEAFLSFLGLGIQAPYASWGVMANDGLSTILSGYWWRLFFPALFISLTMFSFNVLGDGLQDALDPKLRR; this is encoded by the coding sequence ATGGGAGTTCCAAAACACCAAGAACCAAATGTGACTCCAGACGTACTGGATGAGTGGTTTACACCTAAGAAGAGGAATAAAGATGATGCCGAAGCGGTGGTCCGACCTAGTCTTTCCTATTGGCAAGATGCGTGGAAGCGTCTTGTGAAAAATAAGCTGGCAATGCTTGGCTTTGTTTTCTTAATCGGATTAATTGTGATGGCAATCATTGGCCCTATTATTTCTCCCCATGACGTAACGAAGCAAACACTTTCGAACCAAAACCTGCCGCCTTCCGGTGATCACTGGTTTGGTACCGACGATATGGGGCGAGATGTATTTACCCGTACGTGGTACGGTGCACGCATATCCTTGTTTGTTGGCTTTATGGCAGCACTCATTGATTTTGTTATCGGAATTGTATATGGAGGCGTAGCAGGTTATAAGGGTGGTAAAACCGATAACGTTATGATGCGTATTGTTGAAATTCTATACGGATTACCTTACCTATTAGTTGTGATTTTATTAATGGTCGTGATGGGACCGGGCCTGCTCACCATTATCGTTGCCTTAACCGTGACGGGCTGGATCGGGATGGCCAGAATTGTAAGGGGACAAGTGCTCCAAATTAAAAACTATGAGTTCATCCTTGCTTCTAAAACGTTTGGTACGAAAACAGCCCGTATCATTCGTAAGAATCTCCTGCCTAATACAATGGGACCGATTATCGTTCAGATGACACTGACCGTACCTAGCGCTATTTTTGCGGAAGCATTCCTAAGCTTCCTTGGATTGGGAATTCAAGCACCGTATGCAAGTTGGGGAGTCATGGCTAATGACGGCTTATCTACGATTCTATCAGGGTATTGGTGGCGATTATTCTTCCCGGCTTTATTTATTTCACTAACTATGTTCTCATTCAACGTTTTAGGTGATGGACTACAGGATGCACTTGATCCGAAGCTAAGGAGGTAA
- a CDS encoding peptide ABC transporter substrate-binding protein has translation MKKLLSLFLVGMLLFVLAACTATKDAGSESSSEDSKKENTGKVLHLNNGAEPTSFDPPIGFDSYSWTALNNLMEGMTRLNANHEPEAAMAEKWDVSEDGKVYTFHIRDNAKWSNGDDVTAGDFVFAWKRLLNPETGSPAAFLGYFIEGGEAFNTGTGSADEVKVTAKDEKTFEVTLTSPQAYFLSVIANPAFFPINEKVATDNPEWFAEADTFVANGPFKLTEWEHDSHFVMEKNDQYWDKGSVKLDKVHWAMVNDTNTDYQLFKTGELDTADVPADLSKQLFEEGKVNVEDQAGTYFYRFNLEKEPFQNQNIRKAFAMAVDQQQMVDYVTKNKEKAAYGFVSKGFKDPSGKDFREANGDLVKTDIEEAKALLKKGMEEEGYDKLPEVTLTYSTSDTHQKIAEALQQMFKENLEVDVKLANMEWNVFQDEQKALKFQLSRSSFLADYADPINFLENFQTGHSMNRTGWSNEKFDGLIKQAMNEADEGKRFKLMYEAEKILMDEMPIIPVHFYNHVYLQNEDVSGIVRHPVGYMELKWADKK, from the coding sequence ATGAAGAAGCTATTATCACTTTTTTTAGTAGGTATGCTCTTGTTTGTATTGGCAGCTTGTACAGCTACGAAGGATGCAGGCAGTGAATCAAGCAGTGAAGACAGTAAGAAAGAAAATACAGGAAAGGTTCTTCACTTGAATAATGGTGCAGAACCGACGTCTTTTGATCCTCCCATTGGATTCGACTCCTATTCCTGGACAGCACTAAACAATTTAATGGAAGGGATGACTCGCTTAAACGCTAATCATGAACCCGAAGCGGCAATGGCAGAAAAATGGGACGTGTCTGAAGACGGAAAAGTATACACATTCCACATTCGCGACAATGCCAAATGGTCTAATGGAGATGATGTAACAGCTGGAGACTTCGTTTTTGCTTGGAAACGTCTGTTGAATCCGGAAACGGGGTCACCGGCTGCCTTCTTAGGTTATTTCATTGAAGGTGGAGAAGCCTTCAATACAGGTACAGGGTCAGCAGATGAAGTGAAGGTAACAGCGAAGGACGAGAAAACATTTGAGGTCACTCTAACTAGTCCACAAGCGTATTTCTTAAGCGTCATTGCGAATCCAGCGTTCTTCCCAATCAATGAGAAGGTTGCTACTGATAACCCTGAGTGGTTTGCAGAAGCTGATACATTCGTTGCAAATGGGCCTTTTAAATTAACTGAATGGGAGCATGACAGCCACTTTGTAATGGAGAAGAATGATCAATATTGGGATAAAGGTTCAGTGAAATTGGATAAAGTTCACTGGGCAATGGTAAACGATACAAACACCGATTATCAATTATTCAAAACAGGTGAGCTGGATACAGCGGATGTACCGGCTGATTTAAGTAAACAGTTATTCGAAGAAGGTAAAGTCAATGTAGAAGATCAAGCAGGAACTTACTTCTACCGTTTCAACTTAGAAAAAGAGCCTTTCCAAAACCAAAACATCCGTAAAGCATTTGCCATGGCGGTAGATCAACAGCAAATGGTCGACTACGTGACAAAGAACAAAGAAAAAGCAGCATACGGCTTCGTATCAAAAGGTTTCAAAGATCCTTCAGGAAAAGACTTCCGGGAAGCAAATGGAGATTTAGTGAAAACAGATATCGAAGAAGCGAAAGCCCTTCTGAAAAAAGGAATGGAAGAAGAAGGATACGATAAGCTTCCTGAAGTAACCTTAACGTACAGCACTAGTGATACACATCAGAAAATCGCTGAAGCCCTTCAACAAATGTTCAAGGAAAATTTGGAGGTTGACGTTAAATTAGCCAATATGGAATGGAACGTATTCCAAGACGAGCAAAAAGCATTGAAATTCCAATTATCACGAAGCTCATTCCTGGCAGATTACGCAGACCCCATCAACTTCCTGGAGAACTTCCAAACTGGCCACTCTATGAACCGAACAGGTTGGAGTAACGAAAAGTTTGACGGCTTAATCAAACAAGCCATGAATGAAGCAGATGAAGGGAAGCGCTTCAAATTAATGTATGAAGCTGAGAAAATCTTAATGGATGAAATGCCGATCATTCCAGTCCATTTCTACAACCACGTGTATTTACAAAATGAAGATGTTTCCGGCATCGTTCGTCATCCAGTTGGATATATGGAATTAAAATGGGCAGATAAGAAATAA
- a CDS encoding ABC transporter permease: protein MGTYLLKRLLAMLITLWLIVTLTFFLMHAIPGSPFNEERNTSEIVQQNLEAHYHLNEPVMVQYFLYLKSLVSLDFGPSITQPSQTVNDLLGRGFPISFELGMITLVIAVLSGIILGVLAALRHNGIIDYMAMTFAVLGISIPNFVMATLLIQELAVNRGIFPVATWTSWHHMVLPTLALATGPMAIIARLTRSSMLEVLTQDYIRTARAKGLSPIKIVFKHALRNALLPVVTVLGTLAAGILTGTFVIEQIFAIPGMGKYFVESINQRDYPVIMGTTVFYSAFLILMLFLVDLAYGFLDPRIKLHKKEAK, encoded by the coding sequence ATGGGTACATATTTATTGAAACGACTTCTGGCCATGCTGATTACATTATGGCTGATTGTGACATTAACATTTTTCTTAATGCATGCCATACCAGGGTCACCGTTTAATGAAGAGCGAAATACAAGTGAGATAGTACAGCAAAATCTAGAAGCTCATTATCATTTAAATGAGCCGGTGATGGTTCAATATTTTCTCTATTTGAAGTCCCTTGTTTCATTAGACTTTGGTCCATCAATTACACAACCATCACAAACCGTAAATGACTTATTAGGAAGGGGATTTCCAATTTCCTTTGAATTAGGAATGATTACTCTCGTGATTGCAGTATTGTCTGGCATTATTTTAGGGGTATTGGCTGCTCTCAGACATAACGGAATCATAGATTACATGGCAATGACCTTCGCCGTACTTGGGATTTCGATTCCAAACTTTGTGATGGCAACATTACTTATTCAGGAATTGGCTGTAAACAGGGGAATCTTCCCTGTAGCCACATGGACTAGTTGGCATCACATGGTTCTCCCGACCTTGGCATTAGCGACAGGGCCAATGGCCATCATTGCCCGTCTGACTCGTTCGAGTATGTTGGAAGTGTTAACCCAGGATTATATTCGAACAGCCCGTGCCAAAGGGTTGTCACCAATCAAAATTGTGTTTAAGCATGCCCTGCGCAATGCCTTACTTCCGGTTGTAACTGTACTGGGTACTCTAGCAGCAGGAATATTAACAGGAACATTCGTTATAGAACAAATCTTTGCAATTCCGGGAATGGGAAAGTATTTCGTGGAAAGCATCAATCAGCGTGATTATCCCGTCATAATGGGGACGACTGTATTCTACAGTGCATTTCTCATACTTATGCTGTTTTTAGTAGATTTAGCTTATGGTTTCCTGGATCCCCGTATTAAGTTACATAAGAAGGAGGCTAAATAA
- a CDS encoding ABC transporter ATP-binding protein has translation MNQVLSVQDLHVHFSTYGGEVKAVRGVSFDLHKGETLAIVGESGCGKSVTSQSIMRLIPSPPGKVTNGRILFKGKDLLNITEPQMRKIRGADISMIFQDPMTALNPTLTIGEQIIEGILQHNDVSKKQARQKAIEMLTLVSIPNPEERLKQYPHQFSGGMRQRIVIAMSLVCEPDVIIADEPTTALDVTIQAQILELFKEIQQKTGVSIILITHDLGVVAQVADRIAVMYAGKIVEEGTRREIFYHPQHPYTQGLLKSVPRLDLDGEDLIPIPGSPPDLFSPPVGCPFVPRCEKAMEVCDRVYPSKTQLSDDHHVYCWLQDKRAKKAMLSSISLTIR, from the coding sequence ATGAATCAAGTATTATCTGTACAAGATCTACATGTACATTTTTCGACATATGGGGGAGAAGTCAAAGCGGTACGGGGAGTGAGCTTTGATTTACATAAGGGGGAAACGCTTGCCATTGTCGGCGAATCTGGATGCGGAAAGAGTGTCACCTCTCAAAGCATTATGAGATTAATTCCGAGCCCTCCCGGGAAAGTGACTAACGGCAGGATACTATTTAAAGGAAAAGACCTTTTAAACATAACCGAACCGCAAATGCGAAAGATTCGAGGGGCCGATATCTCGATGATCTTTCAGGATCCCATGACAGCTCTGAATCCGACCCTGACAATCGGGGAGCAAATAATAGAAGGAATTCTACAGCATAACGATGTTTCCAAGAAACAGGCCAGACAAAAAGCGATTGAGATGCTGACACTTGTCAGTATTCCAAACCCTGAAGAACGATTAAAGCAATATCCCCATCAATTTAGTGGGGGAATGAGGCAGCGGATTGTCATTGCCATGTCACTCGTATGCGAACCAGACGTTATAATCGCCGATGAGCCAACAACAGCTCTCGATGTAACCATTCAGGCGCAGATATTGGAATTATTCAAAGAAATCCAGCAGAAAACCGGTGTTTCGATTATTTTGATTACCCATGATTTAGGTGTAGTAGCTCAAGTTGCTGATCGTATTGCCGTCATGTATGCCGGTAAAATTGTAGAGGAAGGAACCAGAAGAGAGATCTTCTATCATCCTCAACATCCGTATACACAAGGGTTACTAAAATCTGTTCCAAGACTTGATCTTGATGGGGAAGATCTGATTCCGATACCCGGTTCACCGCCTGATTTATTTTCACCACCTGTTGGATGTCCTTTCGTTCCAAGGTGTGAAAAGGCGATGGAAGTGTGCGACCGTGTATATCCATCGAAGACACAGCTATCAGATGATCACCACGTTTACTGCTGGCTTCAGGATAAACGTGCCAAAAAAGCGATGCTTTCATCGATTAGCTTAACCATCCGTTAG